The following are encoded together in the Kribbella sp. CA-293567 genome:
- a CDS encoding hydroxymethylglutaryl-CoA lyase, with protein MRKPEQVPTGGLPERVTIYEVGPRDGLQNEEAIVDVAVKAEFIQRLAAAGLTTIETTSFVHPKWVPQLADAAELLQRLDLPDGLRAPVLVPNERGLDRALEAGVEEIAIFASATETFAAKNLNSTVDEQFAMFAPTVRRALDEGLRVRGYVSMCYGDPWEGAVPIDQVVKVGARLTELGCHELSLGDTIGVATPGQVIALIKAFAGAGVGVDQLAVHFHDTYGQALANTFTALREGVTVVDSSAGGLGGCPYAESATGNLATEDLLWQLDGLGIETGVDLESLVATSAWMATQLGKPSASRVVQALVG; from the coding sequence GTGCGCAAGCCTGAGCAGGTTCCGACCGGTGGGCTGCCCGAGCGGGTGACGATCTACGAGGTCGGCCCGCGGGACGGGTTGCAGAACGAGGAGGCGATCGTCGACGTGGCGGTGAAGGCCGAGTTCATCCAGCGGCTGGCCGCGGCCGGGCTGACCACGATCGAGACGACCAGCTTCGTCCACCCCAAGTGGGTACCCCAGCTCGCCGACGCCGCCGAACTGCTGCAGCGGCTCGACCTTCCCGACGGGCTTCGGGCGCCGGTACTGGTACCGAACGAGCGCGGTCTCGATCGTGCGCTCGAGGCGGGGGTGGAGGAGATCGCGATCTTCGCCAGCGCGACCGAGACGTTCGCCGCGAAGAACCTGAACTCCACCGTCGACGAGCAGTTCGCGATGTTCGCCCCGACCGTGCGGCGGGCGCTCGACGAGGGTCTGCGGGTCCGTGGCTACGTCTCGATGTGTTACGGCGATCCGTGGGAGGGCGCCGTACCGATCGACCAGGTGGTGAAGGTCGGCGCGCGCCTGACCGAGCTCGGCTGCCACGAGCTCTCCCTCGGCGACACGATCGGGGTCGCCACGCCGGGGCAGGTGATCGCGTTGATCAAGGCCTTCGCCGGAGCCGGGGTCGGCGTCGACCAGCTCGCCGTGCATTTCCACGACACCTACGGGCAGGCGCTCGCCAACACCTTCACCGCGCTGCGGGAAGGCGTCACGGTCGTCGACAGCTCGGCCGGCGGCCTCGGCGGCTGCCCGTACGCCGAGAGCGCCACCGGCAACCTCGCCACGGAAGACCTGCTGTGGCAGCTCGACGGCCTCGGCATCGAGACCGGTGTGGACCTCGAGAGTCTCGTCGCCACCAGCGCCTGGATGGCCACCCAGCTGGGCAAGCCGTCCGCAAGCCGGGTCGTCCAGGCCCTGGTCGGCTGA
- a CDS encoding EcsC family protein: protein MAGVARFVASSLAPAAQRFAPQAAAGVLRQVLEIAIDGYQRFPGAEKVAERQLAKHDGDAELAVDTVIEQHIRLASVQGFVTSVGGLVTLPVALPANLTGIAVVQVRMVASIAHLRGYDLDDPRVRTAVITCLLGEDGVTDRLKKASLPTSPLAIATAPVFDPELDRLVAGEVVGELIARVSGKRMGLMVTRRVPLLGGAVGAGVDGWSTYRIGRYADESLVRRIRRPIEP, encoded by the coding sequence GTGGCCGGAGTAGCCAGATTCGTTGCCAGCAGTCTCGCGCCTGCCGCCCAGCGGTTCGCCCCGCAAGCCGCGGCCGGGGTCCTGCGTCAGGTGCTGGAGATCGCCATCGACGGGTACCAGCGGTTTCCCGGTGCCGAGAAGGTGGCCGAGCGGCAGTTGGCCAAGCACGACGGCGACGCAGAGCTCGCGGTCGACACCGTGATCGAGCAGCACATCCGGCTCGCGTCGGTGCAGGGGTTCGTCACCAGCGTCGGCGGGCTGGTCACCCTCCCGGTCGCGCTGCCCGCGAACCTGACCGGGATCGCCGTGGTCCAGGTGCGGATGGTCGCCTCGATCGCCCATCTGCGGGGGTACGACCTGGACGACCCGCGGGTGCGGACCGCGGTGATCACCTGCCTGCTCGGCGAGGACGGCGTGACCGACCGGCTGAAGAAGGCGAGCCTGCCGACGTCGCCGCTCGCGATCGCGACCGCGCCGGTGTTCGACCCGGAGCTCGACCGGCTGGTGGCCGGCGAGGTGGTGGGCGAACTGATCGCGCGGGTCAGCGGCAAGCGGATGGGCCTGATGGTAACCCGCCGGGTGCCGCTGCTCGGTGGTGCCGTGGGTGCGGGCGTCGACGGCTGGTCGACGTACCGGATCGGCCGGTACGCCGACGAGAGCCTGGTCCGCCGGATCCGGCGCCCGATCGAGCCGTAA